In Edaphobacter aggregans, the sequence CCCTACAGTGCAATGAACACGCAGCACCTGACGAATGGAACCCTGGGCGCCTACGACGCCGATGTGATGGTCACACTCAAGGAAGATCATCATCCTACGGCAGCTTATGTTCGTGCCCTGCGTGAAGGATTGCCGCGCGCGTTTCCTCAAGCGACCTTTTATTTCCTGCCCGCAGATATCACGACACAGATCCTCAATTTTGGCCTGCCTGCGCCGATCGACATTCAACTGGAAGGCAACGATATCAATGCCAGCAAGCAGATAGCAGATAAGTTGCTGACACAACTGCATCAGGTCCCCGGACTGACAGACCTGCGTATTCAACAGCCATTCGATTATCCGACGCTGCAGATTGGCGTTGATCGCACAAAAGCTTCACAAGGCGGATATTCGGAGCGCGATGTTGCGACCAGCGTATTAAACACGCTGAGCGGAAGCTTCCAGGTGACACCGATGTTCTTCCTGAACTGGAAGAATCATGTTAACTACAACATCGTGGCGCAGACACCGCAGTACAAGATGGATTCGTTGCAGAGCCTACAGAACATTCCGATCAATCGGACGACTTCTGTGTCCGGCAATGGAGCGTCGACGCAATCGCAGGAGATTCTCGGAGACCTAGCCTCCATCCAACGAGGGCATGAGATGGGCACCGTAAGTCATTACAATATTCGCCCGGTGGTCGATATTTATGGCGGTGTCCAAGGGCGCGATCTCGGAAGTGTAAGCCGCGATATCCAGCGGATTCTGAACAAGCAGGACGTGCCGCGCGGCACATTTGTCACCCTTAAAGGCCAGGTGGAGACGATGCGGAGCTCCTACATCGGTCTGCTCGGGGGTCTGGTATTTTCTATCGCTCTTGTCTACTTATTGATTGTTGTGAACTTCCAGAGCTGGCTTGATCCGTTCATCATTATTACCGCGCTTCCGGCGGCTTTGGCAGGTATTGTTCTCTTCCTCTTCCTGACGCATACCACGCTCAGCGTGCCCGCGCTAATGGGCGCAATCATGTGCATGGGCGTGGCAACGGCAAACAGCATTCTGGTTGTGTCGTTCGCAAAGGCTAAGCTGGAAGAGCATAGCGACGCAATTCGGGCTGCCATTGAAGCGGGAACGACGCGCTTTCGTCCCGTCATCATGACGGCTCTGGCAATGATCATCGGTATGGTCCCGATGGCGCTGGGAGCCGGGGACGGAGGCGAGCAGAATGCTCCTCTTGGGCGTGCGGTTATTGGCGGTTTACTCTGTGCAACGGTCGCTACGCTTGTGTTTGTACCTTGTGTCTTCGCGTTGATTCATAACAGCAAGGCACGCCAAGAGGCCCGTGACAGGAAAAAGTTTGAACAACAGTTCGTGTAACCAATGGGGTTATTGAATATATGGAAAACACATCGACACCGGATCGGATTGATATGACGGACTTCTCCGCTTCAGTGCATGAAGTGGCCGAAGATCTGCCGACTTCCTCGACTACAGCAAGCGAACTAAAGATTCGCAAAGGACCGGTTCTGGCGGGCCTCGCCGTACTTGCGCTGCTTGGTTTGGCAATCGTCTATGGCGTGCATTCCCGCACCAAGACGGAGAACCAGTTGACGCAGGCGACTGCCGAGGCTGCGATACCTAGTGTGAACGTCACGCGTCCGACGGGAGGGTCGTCTGCACAGGAAGTCGTTCTGCCGGGTAACGTTCAGGCCTTTACCGACACGCCTATTTATGCGCGCACTAACGGCTACTTGAGACGGTGGTATGTCGACATCGGGACGCATGTACGGAAGGGACAGTTGCTCGCCGAGATCGAAACACCTGAACTCGATCAACAGTTGCAACAGGCAGAGGCGGACCTGAAGAGTGCAGAGGCCAATATGCATCTGGCAGAGACTACGAGCACGCGCTGGCAGAGTCTTCTGCAAAAACATGCTGTTTCGAAACAGGAGACAGACCAGGTCATGAGCGACTACGCGGCTAAGCAGGCCAACTATGCTGCGAGTCAGGCCAATGTCCGTCGCCTGAAAGAGCTGCAGGGTTATGAACGAGTGACGGCGCCGTTTGATGGTACGATTACTGCTCGCGCTACGGATATTGGCGCCTTGATTGGCACTGGATCGGGTACAACGCCACATGAACTCTTTCACCTTGCCGCTGTTGGCCGCCTCTTTGTGTACGTCGCGGTACCAGAGATTTATGCCGAGAGCGTCCATGATGGCGCTAAGGTCAAGATCACGCAGGATGCGAATCCGGGCGAGATCATCGTCGGCACAATTGCCCGAAACTCCAGCTCCATCGACCAGACGACGCGCACTCTGAATGTTCAGGTCGACGTCGACAATGCCAAGGGACAATTGCTTCCAGGGGCTTACGTTTTTGTCCATCTGCAGTTGCCCGCAGCCAACCGCGCTGTCACGATTCCATCCAATACACTGCTCTTTCGCGCAGAAGGACTTCGTGTTGGGATTGTGCGCAATGGAGTCGTGCAACTCACGCCAATTACGATTGGTCATGATTTTGGCAACAGTGTCGAGGTCACGAGTGGGCTGACACCTAATGACGTCGTCGTGCTTGATCCGTCCGACTCGCTGACAAGCGGAACGCGTGTGGAAGTGAATGCTCCACAGAAGGGGACTGCACAGTGAAACGTACCGCTCTTTTCCCTGTGGCGTCTGCCCTGCTCTGTGCTCTATTGAGCGGATGCATGGTCGGCCCGAAGTACACGCGTCCTGTAACTCCGTTGGCTCCAGAGTTCAAGGAAGCTACTCCTGAGTCATTCAAAGAGATGAACGGGTGGAAGGTCGCTCAGCCGAACGACCAACTTCTGCGTGGCAAGTGGTGGGAGCTCTTCAATGATGCTCAACTGAACGCTCTTCAGGAACAGGTTGATCCTGCGAACCAGACGCTGAAGGCCGCTGAGGCCAACTTTCGCGCGGCTCGCGCTGCGATCCGAATCAATCGGTCAGGTGAAGCACCCACTTTGACCGTCAATCCGGCCGTCGGTGCGGTTCGTGATTCGGAAAATCAGCCGTATTTTAACAAGGCCAGTGCGAATAATGGAACAGGCTCATTTTCGCTTCCAATCGATATGGACTATGAGGTCGATTTGTGGGGGCGAATTCGTCGCGGCGTTACAGCTGCTCGCGAACAAGCGCAGGCCAGCGCGGCTGATAAGGAGACTGCTCGGTTGAGCCTACATGCTGAGTTGGCGATTGACTACTTCAATCTGCGCAGCGCTGATGCACAAAAGAAGCTGCTAGATGAGACGGTGAAGGCCTATCAGGACGCGCTTCAACTTACACAGGACCGCTATGATGGCGGCGCTTCCCCGCTCTCCGACGTTGCACAAGCTCGCACGCAGCTGCAAACCGCACAGGTGCAGGACACAGAGATTGGTATTCAACGCGCGCAGTTTGAACATGCGATTGCTGTTCTGATCGGGAAGCCTCCAGCGCAACTGAGCATTGCCCCGACGCCCGCTACTGTTCAGCAACCAACAATTCCGGGGATACCCGGGGCTTTGCCATCACAGCTTCTGGAACGTCGACCGGACATCGCTGCCGATGAGCGTCGTATGGCGGCTGCAAATGAGCAGATCGGAATTGCACAGGCTGCGTTTTACCCGACACTGAGCCTTTCGGCTGTTGCAGGATTTTCTGGCACGTCGGTGTTGAACTGGTTCGAATGGCCAAGCCGCTTTTTTGCAGTAGGCCCGATGCTTTCGCAGACCGTCTTCGATCATGGCCGTCGACGTGCGAGTTCAGATGTCGTAATCGCACAATATGACGCGACGGTAGCCGACTATCGCCAGACATCGCTGACGGCGTTTCAACAGGTCGAAGATAATCTTGCCGCACTGCGAATACTGGAGACCGAGGCACAGCAGCAACGCGCCGCCACACAGTCGGCGCAGGAGTCGCTAGATCTTTTCCAGACCCGGTATGAAGGTGGTGTTGACACCTATCTCCAAGTGATCACCT encodes:
- a CDS encoding efflux RND transporter periplasmic adaptor subunit; translation: MENTSTPDRIDMTDFSASVHEVAEDLPTSSTTASELKIRKGPVLAGLAVLALLGLAIVYGVHSRTKTENQLTQATAEAAIPSVNVTRPTGGSSAQEVVLPGNVQAFTDTPIYARTNGYLRRWYVDIGTHVRKGQLLAEIETPELDQQLQQAEADLKSAEANMHLAETTSTRWQSLLQKHAVSKQETDQVMSDYAAKQANYAASQANVRRLKELQGYERVTAPFDGTITARATDIGALIGTGSGTTPHELFHLAAVGRLFVYVAVPEIYAESVHDGAKVKITQDANPGEIIVGTIARNSSSIDQTTRTLNVQVDVDNAKGQLLPGAYVFVHLQLPAANRAVTIPSNTLLFRAEGLRVGIVRNGVVQLTPITIGHDFGNSVEVTSGLTPNDVVVLDPSDSLTSGTRVEVNAPQKGTAQ
- a CDS encoding efflux transporter outer membrane subunit, translated to MKRTALFPVASALLCALLSGCMVGPKYTRPVTPLAPEFKEATPESFKEMNGWKVAQPNDQLLRGKWWELFNDAQLNALQEQVDPANQTLKAAEANFRAARAAIRINRSGEAPTLTVNPAVGAVRDSENQPYFNKASANNGTGSFSLPIDMDYEVDLWGRIRRGVTAAREQAQASAADKETARLSLHAELAIDYFNLRSADAQKKLLDETVKAYQDALQLTQDRYDGGASPLSDVAQARTQLQTAQVQDTEIGIQRAQFEHAIAVLIGKPPAQLSIAPTPATVQQPTIPGIPGALPSQLLERRPDIAADERRMAAANEQIGIAQAAFYPTLSLSAVAGFSGTSVLNWFEWPSRFFAVGPMLSQTVFDHGRRRASSDVVIAQYDATVADYRQTSLTAFQQVEDNLAALRILETEAQQQRAATQSAQESLDLFQTRYEGGVDTYLQVITWQTSALENERNDIDIMRRQLEASVLLIKALGGGWDTTQLPKV